In Topomyia yanbarensis strain Yona2022 chromosome 2, ASM3024719v1, whole genome shotgun sequence, one DNA window encodes the following:
- the LOC131684387 gene encoding GILT-like protein 1 → MQRAVSILVVALVATNVALLNVDAVKVDVYYEHLCPDSIRWVTNQLAPNYEAMKDIINIEFIPFGKSVSINDGESFECQHGPLECEGNRIQSCILHHLPEQDRQVSYVSCQMNFNADPRGWECAFRSGVDLVATQTCVEGDLGRQLQLEAERRTQQIAPSFVPTIVFNGHFDQSLQDRAQSDFLGIICELSNNAIAAC, encoded by the exons ATGCAGCGAGCCGTTTCGATTCTGGTTGTGGCCCTCGTGGCCACCAACGTAGCATTATTGAATGTAGACGCC GTAAAGGTCGATGTGTACTATGAACATCTGTGTCCGGATAGCATTCGGTGGGTGACCAACCAGCTGGCTCCCAACTACGAGGCCATGAAGGATATTATAAATATCGAGTTCATTCCGTTTGGAAAGTCGGTG AGTATCAACGATGGCGAATCTTTCGAGTGTCAGCATGGCCCGCTGGAGTGCGAGGGGAATCGGATTCAATCCTGCATACTGCATCATCTCCCTGAACAGGATCGACAGGTTTCGTACGTGTCTTGCCAGATGAATTTCAATGCTGATCCACGTGGCTGGGAG TGTGCTTTCCGGTCTGGAGTGGATCTAGTAGCGACACAGACGTGTGTAGAAGGCGATCTGGGAAGGCAGCTACAGCTAGAAGCCGAACGCCGCACTCAACAGATTGCTCCGAGCTTTGTACCGACGATAGTATTTAATGGG CACTTTGACCAATCACTGCAGGATCGCGCCCAAAGCGATTTCTTGGGAATCATATGTGAACTGAGCAATAACGCTATTGCCGCCTGTTAG